The region CGGCGTCGCCCACTGTTTAAGGGTTTCGTCGAGGTGGGGTTTGCTCATGGCGCAGTTTCTCCTGCAGCGCGTCGATCATCTGCTGTTGCTGGCGCGCGCGCTCGTCGTTGGCTTCAAGCTGCGCATTGGCGAGAAAACCGAGCAGGCTGACCACGATCAGGAAACTCGTCGTTCCCGCCCACTTCAGCATGCCCTTGATGCCCGAGACTTCGTCGCGGATGCCCGAGACTTCGTCGCGGATGGCCTGGTAGCGGATCGCGCAGATGTCTTCGTGCGCGGAAATCTGCGCCAGTGCCCGGCTGGCGGCGTCGCGGGCCTCCTGGTCGATCGGCATCACTTCTCGTTCCCGAACAAGGGGGAGGGGGCATCGAGCCGCGCCTTGCGCAGCGCCTCGACATTGGCGAGGTACCAGGTGCGCCAGGTCACGGCTTCGGCGCGGGCGAGGTCGGCCTGTTCTGCGTAGCGGACGAGATCTCCCCATGGCACGATTGCCAGGGGTTGTTCTGGAGGCAGCGGAGCCAGGGGAGCATCGGCGGGCCCATCGGCTGTGCGAGATCCACCGGCGGCGGCGGCAGGTCCGGGACAGACACCAGCCCGGCCGGGGCCTTGCACGCGCAGGTCGTCAGCAAGAGCAGCAGCGAGGCGTGTTTCCAGCGCATGGTTTTCTCCGATCTGGGTGGTGAGCTTTGCCGCAGCAGCCTCGTAGTCGCTGCGCCAGCGTTCGCCTTCGTCACGGGCGTCCGCGAGGCGGCGCTCCCACAAGGCGCGTTCGGCAGTGCGACCGGCCTCATAGGCTGTCTTGTAGTGCGCGGCGACCTCGCGGCGGTGCAGGATCACACCGGCCGTGCCGATGAGGACGACGGCAAGGACGATCCAGAGCGATGCCGGGACTCGCCCGACGATCATGCGCAGGCGGGACATGAGGAGGGAGAGGCCGAAGCGTGCGGCAAGGGCTGCCAGCATCAGGCTTCGGCCTGCGTGCAGCGTGCGCGATCGACGTTGCCGATGCGCAGGTTCTGCCAGCCCTTGCGGAAGGCGCGCAGGCGCGGGTTGCGTCGCACCAGCCGATCGTATTCGGCTTCCTGGTGGGCATCCATGTGCTCGAGCATCGCGACACAGGCGCGCGAACCCTGGGCTGCCCGGCAGGTGCGCCATGCGCCGACACTGGCCGGGCCGACGCGCCCGTCGACGGTGAGCCGGGTGCCGCAGACCTCGTTGACCGAAAGCTGGAACCAGCGACTGGGGCGCACGGGGCCCATGTTGACCGCGGTATCGACCACTTCCTCGGCGACAGTCGGGTCGATCTCGATGAGCGGCATGAAGCCGGGCTTCTCGATGTAGTCGCGTGCAAGCACCAGGTCGGCGCAGACATCGCCGGGCTTCTCGATCTGATCGGGCGCAAGCACCAGGTCAGCGCTGACATCGCCCGGAAGGGTGCAGTGCTTGGGGAACGTGCGCATGTCACCGGTAAAGCCGTGCTCGCGCGCGACCTCCTGCGTGACGCCATAGCGCGTCGGTCCGCCCGGATCGTCGCGATGATCGACAAAGCCACCCTCGTGCGAGAAGACTGCGGCGAGGAGCGTGAGAACGCCTGCCGTCAGGGATATACGCTTGCCCCGTCCGGGGGTAGGGGAGGGGGCAGGCTTACTCATCCCCGGTCACACCCTTGGCGGTGACTTCGGTGACGCGCGTCGCGATGGCGAGGAGAGCAAGGCCGATACCGCAGTACCGGCGGACCGGGTCGGGAAGCATGGCCAGCGCGAGGCGGTAGCCGTCGGGATCGATCGCGGCCCAGCTTTGCAGCATGCCGTAACCGGCTGCGAGATGAACGCTGCTCCAGCGCCACGCCTGCCGCCAGTCCTCGATCACGGTGATCTTCATCGTGCGGCCTCCGCTGCCACGGGCTGTCCCGCGCAATGGAATATCACCTTTTTAGTGATTTTGGAAGGGCATCAAGGTGAAGCGTGGCTAAACGAGACAGATAGGAAAAATTTACAGCTTGAAAATAACGAACAACTAAGCCTCACTGAGGTAATGAACGACCAGCGGATGATCGGCCTAGATGCTCTCCGAGGAATAGCAGCCTTCGCAGTTCTAGGTTTTCATGTTGACGCAAAATTCGGCGGTTTCGAAGCCTTTGCCCGGGGCTATTTGGCGGTCGATCTTTTCTTCATGTTAAGCGGCTTTGTACTAGACATGGCCTACGCCGGACACATGGAATTCCGCCGGTTCATAGTCGCACGTATAAAAAGGGTGTGGCCTACGATGGCGGTTGGAGCCATGCTAGGTTTCATCGTTTTTGCTGTGCAAGGAGTGGTGCTACCGTTGAACCTGGTGGCAACGCTCCTCTTCCTGCCACTCTTCACGCCGATCGACGTAGCTTTTGTCCTCAACCGGTGCGCTTGGTCGATATTCTTCGAATTAGTAGCCAATGGTGCCCACGCACTTGTATTCCGCCGGCTATCCACCATCATTCTTGTGGCGCTAACTGTGGCGTGTTTCGCGGTAGTTGCCGCACTATCTGCCAAGACTTCCCTGGAAGTCGTCGGGGCGCGATCAAACTCGTTTTTTTACGGTTTTGCCCGTGTTGGATTCTCTTATCTCGGAGGGATTCTTCTATCGCGTTTTTCCTCCGACCTCCGAATACCTGCTGTTCAAGGAGGCCTCTTTATCTTCCCGGCGGTTGTTATAGCGCTCGCGTTGTGCTCAGCCCCATCTGTCTTCGATGCGGCTGTCGTGGCATCCATCAATCCGTTGGTGATAGTAATCCTAGCCAGATCCAAAGACTGGTCAAATGCAGCGCTTTCCGCTCTGGGTCAAATCTCGTTTCCACTTTACGCCGTTCATTATCCGATCCTGCAAGGCTGCATTGCGCTAGGGTGGAATGCGTACCAGGCCATGGCTGCAAGTCTCGTTTTCGCGGCTTGTGTTGCGTATTTTTCGGCACGATTGGCACAGCGTAGCGACCACCGGGTACCGCTCGAAAGCACGTAGTCTGTTGACCTTCGATCAGCGCGTATAGATGGTTAGCTCGAGGTCATCGATGTACGTGTCGTTATTGGTTCCGGCTGTTCGATCCATCCGCTGCAGTAGATCGATATTGCGCGATCCGCTATCCGGGGCGACAGAAAGCGACCTTTTCATCCAGTATAAGGCTTGCCCAAGATCATCAATCGCCGAGTAGGTGGTTGATAGCGCAGCCGGAACGCCATCGAGATAGCGAATACCGCACCCGCCGGGGTCGGCCGTGCCGTTATAGTTGGACTGCCACCAGCGTAGGTTTGCCCATATGTCGCCGGATGCAATCAGTGTGTCGATCTCACTGGGTGATAGCCCGGTCGCCGCGGCAATCGAGAAGCGCTGACGAGCCACAGTTGCGGCGCTGGTGCCTCCGAAGAAATAGGAGGTGTTGGTCACACCACGTTCGAAATGAGGCGCGGGATCGGCAGAGCGAGTTCCTATGACACCGCTCTCATTGGTCCACGACGCCGTGCCGCTTTCCGCGCCGGGATTGGAAATGGTGACGTTGTACTCGGTGAGCGAATTGGCCTCATAAGTTCCGGCTTCCAGCGCGGTTAGTTCTGCCTCAGAGAATACACCATCCTTGAAAGCGACCGACCGGATTGTCGCCATCGAGAAACCGTTAGCCCATCCAGCCGTGGCCTGCGGATATCCGCCCACGGCGAGTTGTGCAGGAACGGCGGTCGGGGTGGCGGTGTCGGTGTCGAAGAGAATACCATCAAGCCAGAACTCCCATCCACCCGAACCATCGTAGTCGATGCGAATATGTCGCTCCACCGGCTCGTGGCTGATTAGAGGGCTGCGCCAATAGGCCGAGTAACCGTCATTGTCGGCGACAGAACTTCGCCCTTCGGTGCTGACCCATGCTTCATCTGTCGACGGATGAAATTTGATATCTTCACACAATGCGCTCGGAACCGCAAAAGATCGAAGTGTCGGCAACGTCGATCCATCGGCTGTCGAAGATATAGCAGACGCTATATCAAAAACACTAATACTGCGAACAGTTCCGCTTCTAGACATGTAAAGAAGGCCATCGCTAGCCCTTACACAAAATCCTTGGTTTCTATTTCCAAGATAGAATCTTTTGTATCTATCTGCGGGTAGTGCCACTCCGACACCGAGATCATCAGCGTCAAAAACATAAGTATACCTAGCAGAGTTATTATATGCATTTATAAGGGCGTATTCAATCCCGGACACGGTTATGAAATCAAGAGCGCTAAGACCGGTGTCTAGGCCTGACGTGTCCCAAGTGCCGTCAATGACCGCGTTTCCGGAAGAGAAAGATGCATCAAGGTCAATCTTGAGCAACATGTCGGTTTCAAAGTCGGTGCACCACACATCGCCATTCGCGCGCACTGCCCATGCCGCGACATGGCGGTACGTAGAAGTGCCAAATGTGAAGGTTCCAATGACCGAATTGTCTGTAAGGTCAATTTTGTAGACTCGACTTTCCGTGTCATTGTAGTGGCCGGAAACGAGAAGTGTTGTCGCGTCAAGGAATAAATGTGACTGTGGGCGAACTTTATTCGCCCCGGAATACAAGAAAGCAGTGGGCCACGGTAGGGCGTACTTCCAAAACGCATTCCCAAGATAGCGCGTGCGAACCGAACCTGTATTGGTTATTGATCCAAAGCATGGCTCGTCACCGTCGGTCAAAGCCACCACGGAAATCTTCGCATCGGCGGATACGTCGTCTTCGACGAGGCCCGCAATCAAATCCGACGTTGCCGCCGTGCGCCGCCAGAGCCGACAGTGAACGCTCAGGCTGACAGGTCCGGACGATGAGGTTGCCCAAGAAGGAAGGGAGGAGCGTGTAAGGCGTGTCGTATAACCATCGCCTTGAAAGCCGTCCGGCGAAATGGCCGACCCGGGGCCGTATCGGGTCAAGGTGTTTGCGCCGTCGCTATCTTCTTCGTCATAGGTCAACGGGTAGACGATCATGTTGGCCGCAACGGCGCCTTCGGCTGCCGAATAGAGAAGACTGGATGGGAAGGGGATCATGCGGCGAAAGCCTTCGTCAAGGTTGCAAGCACTGTCGCATCGGCTTGCACGATGAAGGCGATCAGATCTATGGAGTTTGGCGCACTCGACACCACTCCTCCGGTCGCAGCGCCGCCGGGAAAGCGCCAGTTGGAACCGAATGAGAGTGTGCGGGATCCTGAGCCGTCCTGTTTAACTACGACCGTCCCACTTTGTCCCGGTTTCGCATTAGTGGGGTTCGCGAGCGCGCGATTGGCGCTGAGTGTCACTTCAAAATTCAACCCAGAAGCGAGATCCATGACTATGGTGGGGGCGTCCGTCAGAACTTGGGCGGCGGCCGAGTCAAAGAGCGACTTCGGCGTCAGCACCTTAGTCTGATCCTCGCCAGACCAAACGTCGGTTGCGGACGCAGGTGTGAAGGTCGCTGCGCCGGTTGGTATTTCGTCCCAGGCTGTGCCGGTGAACTGCCGACGAACACCTGCTGATATGTCGTAAACGACCCAACCTGACGAAGGGGGGAGATAGACCCATCCGCTGTCATCGTATAGTGCTAGTGCATTGGGGTTCGTCGCGTTCGTCTCATTTAGAAGATACACATCACCATTGGACGGTGCCACTGGCTCGGTCGCCACAAGACTAATGGCACGTGGCTGCACGAGGGCTGAAAGCAGGAGCAGGTTGGTGTCCATACCAGCCTTCCACCCGTCAGCGCCGAGATCCCAGAAGCCGGTGAGCCCGAGGCCCGGAAGTGTGCGTTCAGCCATAATAGCTCCTTATATTCACCTTTTTGGTGAAACTCAACTCACGCGCCGCCGTAGTTGTTGCCGTAGCTGTAACCATACCCGTTCTCGAGCAACACCCCGATCTCGTGCGCCTGTAGCGAAGAAAAGCCGTCGCGCTCGGCCGAAAAGCGGATTCGCGCCCGCCCCAGACCGGCGAAAAGGCCGACTGGGATGTCGTAGCTTACCCCCTCGATCCCGGTCACCGTGTCGATGATGTTCCCCGCCGGATCGAGCAGCGTGAGGGTGGTTGTCTGCCCGTCCTCGGGGTCGATGCTGTCCTCGGTCCAGGTAAGGATGCGCGCGTCTTCGGTCAGGCGATTGCGTGTCGCCCACGCGCAGGGAATGGTCGAAAGCCCGACACAGTCGACCTCTCCGAACCCGATCCCGGCGACAGTCGCATTGACAGGACGCAAGGGGAGATGGGGTCGCGCCGTGAGCGTGCCGGAAAGTACGGGTGCCACAGCCGGGGCGAGGACGCCGGCAAAGGTTCGGGTTAGGAGTTTGTAGCTGACCGTCTCGCCGTCAGACAGCAGATCGAGATCGGAAATGTCGCTGTCGATGTCGAGCAGCCAGACCTTCGTACCCTGCGCCCATGCGCGCGGAACCGTGTCGAGCAGGCCGCGCTCGAGCGTCAGCGTGCCACCATCCTCTTCGGCGATGAAGACCACTTCCATGATCGTCTCATCATCGTCGTTGTTGCCGATGAGCATGACCGTCCCGGCCGCAGCGAGGACGTTGGTGGGAGTGCCGACAAGGCTGACCCCGAGGCTCCGGGCCTCGCTCGCCAGGTCGAGGGCCAGCACTGCCTGCCCGGCAAAGCTGCAGGTCGCCTGCACTTCGTCGAAGGTACTGCCGTCGGGTTGGACAGTTGCGCCCCAGAGATCGAAGTTGTAGCCGACATCGCTGCTCGCGAGCACGCCGGCCATCACCTCCGGGTAGTCGACATCGGTAGACAGTCCCGCGTCGGTACGCGCCACACCTGCCAGGAACGCGGGCAGCGTAATGATCCGCGCATCATCGGCAGGTTCGGGCTCTTCGTCGTCGCCATCCCAGGCGCTACCGGGAGGCGCTTCGTATTCGGCAATGGTGAACCCGAAGATGTCTTCCACCAGCGACACCCTGATCGAAGGACTGGACAGGTTGCCGTAATCCACCGGGCCGACGCGCATGACCGTCCCGGCCAATCCGCGCTCGGGCCATGCCATGCGCACCACGTCGCCCGGCAACAGGTCCCAGGCACTGCGATCCAGTTCGACCTCGCAGCTTGCCAGCGGGGCCGATGCCACGCGCAGATCCCGCAGGCCGAGCCGGGTGGCAAGGTCGGCCCGTCGCACGGCGTAGTAGTTTCGCGAGGCTGAGATGATACGTCCACCCTGTGCGGCGATGGCGCCGTTGTCCTGGACCACCACCGTCTCGTCCTGTTCGGTTTCCGGATTGGTCCAGGTAACGACGATCTCGTTGGTGATCTCGCCCCAGCCCTTGCGCTGGAAGTCGAGCATATCCGCATTGTCGGGATTGATCTCGCGCAAGGTATCGGGGTCATAGTCCCCCCGGATCAGCTTGAGCGTCAGCAGTCCGGTTCGCGGATTAACAAACAGCGTGGCCTGAACATGGTCGATGATCTCGGAAACGAAATTCTCGATCGTATCCTGCTGCGTCCAGCGCAGCGACAGCCCTAACCCTTCGGCATTGAGGGTGATCGCGGCAGCTTCGAACGACGCTTTGTCGAGGAGGGTCTCGGGAGAACCCATGCCCCACTCCTGGTTCGTACAACACTCGTAGATGATGTGGGCCGGATTTGCATCGGCGGTGACGTTATCGCCGAAAAGCGCTTTGTTGACAGCATTCACAAGCCCGTCTGGGGTAGAACCCTCGACGATTGGGACACCATCAGATGGGGTATTGTCGATCAGGGCAGTGTATGTCGTATCGGCCAGTTCAATGTTGATTCCGAAACTCTGTACCCCTGCCATCTCGGCGAGAGCGGTGGCGGCCTCTTGAGCAATAGTCCCAGGATCAGTCACGGCGGTACCGTAACCAGTCGGTTCACCATCCGTTATGAAAAACAGGTATCGTTCTTCTATTACCTGATCGGTGGCGTCGAAGAACACTTTAGCCGAATTCATACCTTCGCGAAAATCAGTGTTGGAAGCTGTGGCGTTACGAGATTGCACCCAGGAATCTACTTCAGCCACGTCAAGTCCATTAGCACCTCGACGGATAATCGACGAACTCGCACGGCCAAAACTAACTACGGCCAGATCGATGATGACCCCCGTGTCAGCGGTGGCGCCTATCGCTGCTAGAACCGTCGACATCGCCGATTTTAGCGTTGCGAGACGCTCTCCGTCCATCGAACCGGATAGGTCGATGGCAAAGCAGATTGCACGGGGTGTGCGCGAACCGCCGTAGACCAGTGCGATATCCGGGTTCAGGCCTACCGGGGCACGCCGCACGCCAACTTCGATGTTCTTGAGGTAGGGTGTATTCGCCACCCAGTAGAAACCCGGACGCTGGACAGACCGTGTGCCGAAAATACTGCCCAGGCTCGTCTGAACGCCACCGCTTCCGCCTGCGGGCGGTGTCCCGGTGAAGAACAGCGTCAAGGCGCCGCGGAACCCCGGACAGTTGGCCCCGGTACCGCGTCCGAGGCGCGCAGCCAGCGCGTCGGGCAGCACCTGGTCGACGCCGCCAAGCAGCGCGGTGACGTAACCGCGCACACCGCCTTCCTTCTTGGGACCGCCGAACAGGTTGGGCTGGCTGATCGAGATCTGCGTGTTCGATTGAACGTTTCCACGCCAGGCTACCTTGTCGCCCACCGTGATGTGGGTGATCGCATCGGCGCGCCAGCACACGCCGAGATGCATCGACATGTTGTATTCGTTGACTTCCTGCTTGGCCGAGCCGCCCTTACCCATCCGAGTGCACCTCCAGATAAACGAGCCACAGCGCCCCCAGTCCACCCACCTCCATCAACCGGGCGGCACTGACGCCATGCTCGCCAGCCTCTTCCGAAACTTCGGCGAAGGCGCGCCGGGCCTCTTCTGCGAGCACTCCTGCATCAGTGGGTGAAGTCGTGATCCGGACCCCGGCGAGGTCGAATGCGCGCAGGTCGCGCTGCAGCCTTTCGAGCACGACCTTACGAGCGTGGCCGTCACCAATCGTGAGCAGGGTCTCAACCTCGATGCCATCGTGCAGGAAGGTCCGGAAATCGGCAGCACGCCTGTCGAACCAACCCTTGACCCCGCGGGCGCAATAGCCGCTTGCGCGCATGTCATCGATCGAGATCAGCATCACGCTTTCACCTTGTAGGTGTTGATGGATTTTTCTCCGAAATACAGGACGTTCGGGTCTTTGATGGTCAGCGACCCGAAGGGGACACATACCGGCTTGCCAGCCTCGGCTGTCGGATCCTCGAGCGACTTTGCCGCTTCGGGTTTTGCCATCTTCGGCTTGGGCGTGATGAGGTATGCGACGATGTTGACCGCAAGGGCGATCAGGAAGGTGACGAGAAACGCGGGCATCGCTCAGACCCTCCTCAGTAATAGTTGTTCGTGCCAACGAACGGATTCTTGCGTGGAATCCACGGGTCGCCGCCGAAATCGTTGATGACGAGATGAAGGTCCGCGCAGTCATCCATCTGGTGATTGCAGCCCAGAACCACCGAGACCTCGCCATCGACCGCGATGTCGCGCGCGAGGCCTGAAAGCGTGAAGGTGTCGGCAGCAGTGTCGAGGCGCAGGATTGTGCGCGCTTCAGATACGCCTTGCGCATTCGTCCACTCGAGAGTGCCGGCGCGGAACTTCTCCTTCGGAAAGGCACCGTTCCACCCCTCGGCCAGTGAGAGCGTATTGCCCGAGACGGCCGTGACCGTGCCGGTGACGGTGGCGCGCACCTTGTCCGCATGGCAGCCGCCCTCCGCATTGCCGCGGTACAGCGCGTGCGGGCATCCGTATTGCCAGTGGCGACGCAGCCCGGTGCGCTTCATCGAAGTCGCAATGGACTCGCATGTCAGTTCGACCTGGCTGTCCTCCCACTTGCAACTCAGGACGCGGCCCGCCCAGGTTACCGGGAATTCCTCGTCTGGATCGTTCAGGTGCCCCTGGCGGATGATCAGCGCGACTTCTTGCGAGGGAGGATAGATGCGGAAGAGCTCGGCCGCTTCACTGAGAGCGCCGGTTCGCACGCTTTCCGAAGACTTGTCGAGCGTGCCTGACGACTTCGTGCCATCGCGCTGCATCGGGGTAGGGACGTACACGATGTTGTCGAACTCGACTTCTTCCTCGGCACTCGTGTAGGCGTAGTGGTGCGCCGCGTCGGGCCCGTACTGGAACAGATAGAGCTCGACCGGCATGCCCCGATTGCGCGAGATTTCGGCTTCATCGAAGCTCATGCTGCAACATCCTCGGTCTCGAGCGGCATGATCGCCAATTCCGTTTCGGCCACTGTGTCGGTCAGAAAATCGATGCGCGCGAGATCGCTGCCCAGACGGCAGACCGGCATCCACGAGATCCGCACGATGGCGGATAGCGCGATGCTCCCCTGCCACGGCTGACTAAGCGTGATCCGGCTGTTCTGGCCATCCTGTGCGATCCCTGTGATCGAGGCGTATCGCACCGTGCCGTCCGTCAGCGTGAGACAGAGAGCGGTGTAAACCGTGCTCTGTGCGTAATCGCGAAAGGCGCCGGACCCTTCCACGAGAAGGCTTGAGCTGCCGATCGTCACACTCTCTGCCGCAACGAGATCGGTTTCCCCGCTCGGAAGGAGAAATTCCCCCTGACGCCCTCGCAAACGGTCGAGGAAATCGAAGAAGTCCTCAATTTCCTCGCGCGATCCAAGGCTGATCAGCATGCGCCGGGTGCCTGACGGAAACCGGATCGGAAACGCGTAGTCACGCGTCCCGTGGTTGAAATCGACGAACTCGGCGGACCAGCCGAACCGCACTGCCGCAGCGCTTCGCCAGTTCGGGCGGAACATGCACACCTCGCGCCCGGCAAACCGTATCGCGGCGCGAGCGCACATCGATCGGCCCAATGCGCGGGTGATGGTCTGGGAAAGGGCTTCTGTGTCCCCGCTCGGCACGATCGGGATGGTATCGACGGGCGTATTGTCCACCTTTGATGCGGCAGTGAAGTCGTCCAGAGCGATGTTGATCGCATGACTACGCACATCCACCATGGCGGACAGCCTTTCAGCGGCAGCATCATCGCTTCCGGAAAGGGGGAGGGTGTCGCTGAGCAGGATCAGCGCCTTGTCCACCCCGGCGCCGGGCCCGGCATCGAAGAAGGTCTGCGCTGCCGCGAAGGCCGCATCGAAGTCCAGCGACCCAATGCCCGGTTGCGACGACAACCAGTCGACCATGTCTTCCACGTCTGTGCGAGAGGCTTTGCGCCTTACGATGCTGCTCGCATCGGTATTATAGGTCACGAGGCACAGGTCGATCCGCGCGCCGGTCTCGATCCGAGCGGCAACCTGATCGAGAGCGGTTGCGATGGCGGAAAAGGCCGCCGTTCTCCGCGCACCGGTCATCGTGGGCGACATGCCAATCGCGATGCACAGCGCGCGGGCACGGCGCGGTTCGCTACCGGGTTCGACCGAAAAGTCGAAGGTGGCGGCGAGAACGTCGTCGCTCGGCGCAGTACCGCTGATTTCCGCGCCGAGGAAACCGACGCTTCCAGCGATGACCGCGCTACCGGCATCCCATTCGCGGTCGAGCGGGGCGGCGAGGGTGAGCGTGTGTCCGGATATCGCGAGCACGTGGGCCGCGACCGGTCGTTCCCCGGCTTCGCGCAGGAACACGATCATATCGGCGCGCAACCAGTCGGGTAGTGTCTCGAGAACCAGCGTGTCCCCGCCCTGGGCCGAGGAGGTCGCAAGAGCGACCTGGCGCGACCAGTCGGGCATCGCGTGCGGGCTGGCCTGGCGCGATGCGAGCAGGCCGCGCACCTCGCGGCGCGTTTCGCCCCGGAACAGGGCATCGAACTGGAATGAAATCCGGGGTGTGGGCCGCAGCGCGCGGCGCTGCTCCTTGCCTGATCGCGATTGCCATACCGTGGTGCCGAACTCGCGCGAGACGCGAAACGGGCGCTGCCAGTTGGGCGGAAACGACCAGATATCGACAGTGGCAGGATCGGTCCGCATCCGGGTTAAATATCACCTAAATGTTGATAATGGAAGTGCGGCGTGATAATTCAACCGTGAGTTGAACGAAGGAGCGAGTCGAGATGGGTAAGTGGAGCGCCGGGTTGTCGCCGCGTCAGTGTGCGGTCGTCGTCGCGGTGTTCTGGTTCACCTCGATCGGCGCCTTGATCGTTCTGCTTGCCCTGCGCCGCGCGAACCGGCGCAGGAAAACCCCCTCCCGGAGACGAACGAAATGACCACACAGACCGAAATTGTCACAATCGACCTCGAGGGTCGCACCCTCATGCGCGAGGCGCTCGCGAGCAACACCCGATATACCAACGGCGGCCTGCAGTATTGCCGCACGTCGAAGGCCGAGAATATCGTCATCGGCACCGGCATCACGATCTTCACCGGTGAGGAGGATGGTCTCTACTTCGGCAGTTGCACCAATATCGCCGTCGAGCCCGATGTCCGGGTGACGCTGGCCGAAGGTGTCGAAGCCGCCAAGGGGACCGCCGGAATCCACTTCCGCAAGAGTGCCTCGATCGTGATCGAGAAAATCAAGGTCGAACTCGCCTGCAGCGGCCTGGCCCTGCTGGAAGTCGACGGCTTCACCATCACCCGGTCGGACTTTACTGGCTGCAGCGAAGACGGTATCCGCGTCTTCGGGTCTCAGAACGGCGTGATCGACGCCAACCTGTTCACCCGCTTCCGGCTCGTTAACGAAGCCTCGCACCGCGACGGCGTGCAGATCGCGCCGTTCTACAATGCGAAGGAAGGCCCCAAGCGTTCGCGCAACATCCTCGTCTCCAACAATCTTGCCTTTGTCGGTGCCGGTGGTGTCGAATTCACCGCGCTGTTCAATCGTCCCTATCTGCTCGACGGGTCGATGGACGAGAACCCCGAGCAGCCGAACTGCGAGAACGTCGACATGGTCGACAACCTGTGCTTCACCCAGGGCGGCCATGGTCTGGTCAACCACGGCAACGGGGAGACGAGCCGCAATCTGGTGGTCGGGTATGAAGGCAACGCCTGGGCGAGCGGCAAGTTCGCGGACAAGCACGTCATCGGCAAGCTCGGGCTCACGGCGTTCACCGGCACGGCCAATGACAACCGGGCCGAACACTTCTACTACCGCGACGAAACCGGCGTGACGTGGCGCCCGGGCTGGGTGCCCGAAGGTAGCGGTAACGAATGGGTCGAACCCTGGCCGCAGCATGCGATCGACGAGAAGGTTGCCGAATGGATGGCGCGCTTCCGCCCGGTCGCCCCGGTTGCGCCTGCGCTCCCTGCCGGTGTGACGGACGAACTGCTGGCCTTCTACGATGAGCGCTACGTGCGCCGCGCCTGATCCGTTTTCTCAACCCCGCAACGTTGGCGCCGCACCTTTCGCGATGAGAGGTGCGGCGCTCTTCGTTTCAGGGTCAGCCCAGCGCCTGCTTCACCGCGCTGGAATTGGAGCGGATGAAGTTGAGCACGGCGCGTTCGCCGGGGCCGGTTCCAAGCCCCTTGGAGATGAAATCGCCCGGATCGAGCGTGTTGACCACGGTGACCTTCATGTCTCCGCTGCCTCCAGCCTTCCCGCCGTTCGCGCGGTGGCGTGGATCTGCGCGGGTCAGCACTTCCTCGCCGCGCTCGAGCACGGTGGGAACCTCGTCAGGCGCAAGGCCTGCAATACCGCCGCTGTGGTAGCGCCGCGCAT is a window of Novosphingobium aureum DNA encoding:
- a CDS encoding glycoside hydrolase family 108 protein, which gives rise to MSKPAPSPTPGRGKRISLTAGVLTLLAAVFSHEGGFVDHRDDPGGPTRYGVTQEVAREHGFTGDMRTFPKHCTLPGDVSADLVLAPDQIEKPGDVCADLVLARDYIEKPGFMPLIEIDPTVAEEVVDTAVNMGPVRPSRWFQLSVNEVCGTRLTVDGRVGPASVGAWRTCRAAQGSRACVAMLEHMDAHQEAEYDRLVRRNPRLRAFRKGWQNLRIGNVDRARCTQAEA
- a CDS encoding acyltransferase family protein; protein product: MILEGHQGEAWLNETDRKNLQLENNEQLSLTEVMNDQRMIGLDALRGIAAFAVLGFHVDAKFGGFEAFARGYLAVDLFFMLSGFVLDMAYAGHMEFRRFIVARIKRVWPTMAVGAMLGFIVFAVQGVVLPLNLVATLLFLPLFTPIDVAFVLNRCAWSIFFELVANGAHALVFRRLSTIILVALTVACFAVVAALSAKTSLEVVGARSNSFFYGFARVGFSYLGGILLSRFSSDLRIPAVQGGLFIFPAVVIALALCSAPSVFDAAVVASINPLVIVILARSKDWSNAALSALGQISFPLYAVHYPILQGCIALGWNAYQAMAASLVFAACVAYFSARLAQRSDHRVPLEST
- a CDS encoding DUF2793 domain-containing protein, encoding MAERTLPGLGLTGFWDLGADGWKAGMDTNLLLLSALVQPRAISLVATEPVAPSNGDVYLLNETNATNPNALALYDDSGWVYLPPSSGWVVYDISAGVRRQFTGTAWDEIPTGAATFTPASATDVWSGEDQTKVLTPKSLFDSAAAQVLTDAPTIVMDLASGLNFEVTLSANRALANPTNAKPGQSGTVVVKQDGSGSRTLSFGSNWRFPGGAATGGVVSSAPNSIDLIAFIVQADATVLATLTKAFAA
- a CDS encoding phage tail protein, with protein sequence MGKGGSAKQEVNEYNMSMHLGVCWRADAITHITVGDKVAWRGNVQSNTQISISQPNLFGGPKKEGGVRGYVTALLGGVDQVLPDALAARLGRGTGANCPGFRGALTLFFTGTPPAGGSGGVQTSLGSIFGTRSVQRPGFYWVANTPYLKNIEVGVRRAPVGLNPDIALVYGGSRTPRAICFAIDLSGSMDGERLATLKSAMSTVLAAIGATADTGVIIDLAVVSFGRASSSIIRRGANGLDVAEVDSWVQSRNATASNTDFREGMNSAKVFFDATDQVIEERYLFFITDGEPTGYGTAVTDPGTIAQEAATALAEMAGVQSFGINIELADTTYTALIDNTPSDGVPIVEGSTPDGLVNAVNKALFGDNVTADANPAHIIYECCTNQEWGMGSPETLLDKASFEAAAITLNAEGLGLSLRWTQQDTIENFVSEIIDHVQATLFVNPRTGLLTLKLIRGDYDPDTLREINPDNADMLDFQRKGWGEITNEIVVTWTNPETEQDETVVVQDNGAIAAQGGRIISASRNYYAVRRADLATRLGLRDLRVASAPLASCEVELDRSAWDLLPGDVVRMAWPERGLAGTVMRVGPVDYGNLSSPSIRVSLVEDIFGFTIAEYEAPPGSAWDGDDEEPEPADDARIITLPAFLAGVARTDAGLSTDVDYPEVMAGVLASSDVGYNFDLWGATVQPDGSTFDEVQATCSFAGQAVLALDLASEARSLGVSLVGTPTNVLAAAGTVMLIGNNDDDETIMEVVFIAEEDGGTLTLERGLLDTVPRAWAQGTKVWLLDIDSDISDLDLLSDGETVSYKLLTRTFAGVLAPAVAPVLSGTLTARPHLPLRPVNATVAGIGFGEVDCVGLSTIPCAWATRNRLTEDARILTWTEDSIDPEDGQTTTLTLLDPAGNIIDTVTGIEGVSYDIPVGLFAGLGRARIRFSAERDGFSSLQAHEIGVLLENGYGYSYGNNYGGA
- a CDS encoding phage BR0599 family protein; its protein translation is MSFDEAEISRNRGMPVELYLFQYGPDAAHHYAYTSAEEEVEFDNIVYVPTPMQRDGTKSSGTLDKSSESVRTGALSEAAELFRIYPPSQEVALIIRQGHLNDPDEEFPVTWAGRVLSCKWEDSQVELTCESIATSMKRTGLRRHWQYGCPHALYRGNAEGGCHADKVRATVTGTVTAVSGNTLSLAEGWNGAFPKEKFRAGTLEWTNAQGVSEARTILRLDTAADTFTLSGLARDIAVDGEVSVVLGCNHQMDDCADLHLVINDFGGDPWIPRKNPFVGTNNYY